TCCGGGTGCGCCATGGCTCGAGGGACCGGGCTGGCGGGAACTGCGCGCCGTCCGCAATGGCCGCTACCTCCTCGTTGACGGCGACCTCTTCAACCGCCCCGGACCCCATGTGGCCGAAGCGGCGCGTCGCATGGCCCACTTCCTGCATGGGCCCCGTTGACGCACACTCCCCGCCGGCTCGCACTCCTCGCGCTGGTCGTCCTGGCGGCGATCGCGCTCAGCATCTCCTTCGGGGCCTCCGGCCTGGGTCCCGGGGACCTGTGGCGTTTCCTCCTGGGAGAGGCCGACCCCACCACCCGTTCCATCCTCCTCCAGTTGCGGCTGCCGCGGGCGGCTCTGGCAGCGCTCGTCGGAGGCGCGCTCGGTCTCTGCGGCTGCACCTTTCAGGCCCTCCTGCGCAACCCGCTCGCCGAGCCCTACGTACTGGGCGTCTCGGGCGGAGCCGCCGTAGGCGCGGTGGCCGTCGTGGTGACCGGCATCGGGCTGCGTTTTCCCTGGATGCTCCCCCTGGGCGCGTTCGCCGGCGCGCTGGCCGCGATGGCGCTGGTGCTGGCGGTCGCGCGGCGGGCCTCGCCCGGTCGGATGGACACGCGCGTCCTGATCCTGTCGGGCGTGATCATCGGCGCCTTCTTCAACGCGGTAATCCTGCTTCTGCTCTCGCTCGCCGATGTGGAGTCGTTCCGCTCGGCGATCTTCTGGATGATGGGGAACCTCTCCGGCGCCGACTGGGCTTCGACCGGGCTGCTGGCCCTGCTGCTCGTGCCCGGCGCGCTGGCCGTCCTGTCGCTTGCCCGGGCCTTCAACCTTCTCTCGCGCGGCGAGGAGGTTGCGTTCTACCTGGGCGCCTCCGTGCAGCGGGTGAAGCTCACCGCGTACCTGGCCGCGTCGCTGATGGTGGCCGCGGCGGTCGCGGCCGGCGGCGTGATCGGCTTCGTCGGGCTGATCGTTCCGCACGCCGTCCGGCTCGCGTGGGGGAACGACCACCGCCTGCTCCTCCCCGCTTCCTTCCTGGCCGGAACCGCCTTCCTCCTGCTCGCGGACACGGTGGCCCGGCTCGTGGTGGCGCCGGCCGAACTCCCCACCGGGGTGGTCACGGCCGTCGCGGGGGTCCCGTTCTTCGTGGCGCTGCTGCTGCGGGGGGGCCGGCGGTGAGGGAAACCAAGGCCTCGCGCGACTGGCGGCCGGTGCTGGAGGGTCGGGACCTGAGCTTCACCCATCCGCGCGCGGACGAGGCCGCCGTGCGCCGGATCTCGGTATCGGTCTCCCCGGGCAGGCTTCTCGCCGTCGTGGGTCCGAACGGAGCCGGCAAGACGACGCTGTTGAAGCTCCTCTCCGGATCCCTGATGCCTCAAGAGGGTGGAGTCACCCTCGACGACCGCGCGCTGTCCGATCTGGGCGACCGGGAACGGGCCCTTGCGATCGCCGTGGTGCCGCAGTCCGAGTCCTCCCCCTTCCCGGTCACGGTGCGGGAGATGGTGGGGATGGGGCGTTACGCGCACCTCGGCGCGTGGGAGCGCTCCGGCGACAGGGACCGCGTGGTGGTGGAAGATGCGATGGCGCGCTGCGCGGTTGCGGAGTTCGCGGACCGCCACCTGGGCGAACTCTCCGGCGGCGAGCGACAGCGGGCGCGGATCGCTCGCGCGCTTGCCCAGGAGGCCCCGGTCCTCCTCCTCGATGAGCCCACTGCCGGACTCGACCTGCGCTACCGCATGGAGCTCTTCCACTTGCTGCGCGACCTCCGGGCCGCCGGCCTCGGTGTGCTGGTCATCACTCACGACCTCAACCTGGCCGCGAGGTTCGCCGACCGGCTGGTGCTGCTCGATCGCGGACGCGCGCTGGCCCGGGGCGCCCCCGACGAAACGCTGTCGCGAGAGTCGCTGGAGGCGGTCTACGACTGGCCGCTCAGGGTGGTGCCGCACCCGGGACCCGGGAGCGACACCGGCGCACCGCAGACGGTCCCGCTCAGAAGGGATGACCCGTGAACGCGACGCGGCGGCCCCCATTCGCCCCGGGGCTGGGCCTGGTGGGGGCCCTGGTCCTCGATCGGCTGCTGCGCCAGCCCCGCTTGCATCCGGTGCGGGCGATCGGCGCGCTGCTGGGCGGTGCGCGCCGACTGCGGCGCAGCCGGGGACCGCTGGGGAGCCTGGTCGAAGGGGCGGCGGCGCTGGCGGCGGTGTCGGGCGTCGCCGCCGCGGCCTCGCGCTCGCTGACGGCGCGCCCCGGGCGCTCCTCCCGGGAGTCCTCCGGGTCCCGGCTGCCGGCCACCCTCCTGGCGGCAGGGACCGAAGCCCTGCTCCTGCATCCGGCGCTTGCCCTCGAGCCGCTTGCCGAGGCCGGGGAACGGGTGGCCGCCGCGCTCGGGGCCGAAGACCTCGACGGAGCGAGGCGCCACCTGGCGTGGGACCTGGTCAGCCGCGACACGAGCACGCTCGACGCCTCCCACTGCGCCTCCGCGGCGATCGAGTCGCTGGCCGAGAACCTCTGCGACTCGGTGATCGCGCCCGCTTGCGCCTACCTCGCGGCGGGCTTGTCCGGGGCCTGGGTCTACCGGGTCGTCAACACCGCCGACGCGATGTTCGGCTACCGTACTCCCGACCTGATCTGGTACGGGAAACCGGCGGCGCGAGCCGACGACCTCCTCAACTTCGTACCGGCCCGGCTGGCGGCCGTCCTGATCGTGATGGCCGCGGCGTCTCGACCGCTCCGCCGTGACGGGAGTCGCCCCGCGCCCGGCGGGGTGTTCCATCTCCTCCCGCGCGAAGCGTCCCGCGCGGCGGGGCCCAACGCCGGGTGGCCGATGGCCGCCGCCGCGCTCGCCCTGGGGGTCCGGCTCCACAAGCCCGGCGTCTACACGCTGAACGCCGCGGGCGCTCGACCGGACGCCGGCGACATCGATGCCGCCGCCACTCTGATCCGCCGCGCAGCCTGGCTGGGCGTCGGGCTCGTCGTCGCCGCGAGAGCATGCCGCTCGTGAACTGGCGTCCTCCGCGCCCCGACCCCCGCCTCGCCGGCGCGCCGCCGGAGTTCCATGGCGGGCCGGGGTACGAGCGGGACGTGGAGTATCCCTCCGTAACCGCCGACCTCAGCACCAACGTCAACCCGTACCTGCCGGACGAGGCCGTGCGCCGGGCCGTAGCCGGCGCTCCGCTCGACGCCTATCCCGATCCGGCTTCGAGCGGGGCGCGCGCGCGGGTGGCGGGCGTCTGGGGGCTCGACGCCGAGCGCATCCTCCTCGCGCCCGGAGCCTCCGACTTGATCTACCGGATCGCCCGCTGCTGGATTCGCCCCGGCGATCCGGCGGTCGTGTGCGGCCCCACCTTCGGCGAATACCGCCGCGCCGTCGCGGTCCAGGGCGGGGAAGTCCACGAGGTGCGAGGGGTCGCTCCGGGCTTCAGGCTGCCGCTCGAACGGTTCTGCGACCGCGTCGCGCGGCTCCGTCCGCCGGTCGCCTTCCTGTGCACTCCCAACAACCCCACCGGCGAAGCCCTCTCCGACGCGAGCGTCGCTCAGCTTGCCGACCAGATGCCCGCCGGGACGCTCCTCGCGATCGACGAGTCCTACCGCTCCTTCGCGGAGGGACGCCTCGCGCCACCCCACCTGCCCCACGACGACCGCGTCCTGCACCTGCGCTCCTTCACCAAGGATCTTGGCGTACCCGGGCTGCGCCTCGCCGCCGCCGTCGCGGCGCCCGGGATCCTCCACCCGCTCGCATGCGTCGCGCCGCCCTGGTCCGTGTCCTCCGTCGCCCAGGCCGCGCTCCGGACGGCGCTTGCTCCGCGCGCGCTCGCCGGGCTTGAGGACAGTCTCATCCGCATCGCAGCGCGGCGCCGGTCTCTGTCCGCGGCGCTCGCCCGGCGCGGGTGGCGTCCGGGCCCCTCCGCCACCGGCTTCATCCTGGCGGCGGTCCCCGATGCAGCCGCCACCACCCACGCCCTCAGGCTTCGGGGCGTCCGCGTGCGTCACGCGGCCTCCTTCGGGCTTCCGGGGCACATTCGGGTCGCGGTTCGGCGGCGCGCCGAGGAGGAGCGCTTCCTCGCCGCGCTCGACGAGATCGCCGCCTCGGACGAGATCGCCACTCCAGACGAGATCGCCACTCCAGACGAGATCGCCGCTCCGGACGGGATCGCCGCACACACAACCGCAGGAGGACCCTCGTGACCCAGGACGACGAGCGGAGTTCGGACCACTCCCGACCGCGCTGCCGTCCCGCGCCCCCGGAAACCGCCGATCCGAGGTCCTCGACCGGCGACCGGGCGGACCGGCATCCGAAAGCCCCGGTGCCGAAGCAGAGGACGCCCGGGCCCTACCGCGTCCCGCCCCGCGAGCGGCGCACCGGCCTCGTCATCCTCAACACCGGCGACGGCAAGGGGAAGACGACGGCCGCGCTGGGCACGCTGCTGCGCGCCCGCGGCCGGGACATGACCGTGGGCATGCTGCAGTTCCTCAAGACCGAAGGAGTGAAGCGGGGCGAGCACATCGCGGCCGAGAAGCTCGGGGTCGAGATCGTGCCGATGGGGGCCGGCTTCACCTGGCTGAGCGAGCGCATCGCAGAGGACCGCGCGCTGGCGCGCGAGTGCTGGGCGCAGTGCCGGGAGGTGCTCGACTCCGGGCGCTACGACATCGTGATCTTCGACGAGTTGACCTACCCCCTGGCGTACGGCTGGCTGGACCATGACGAGGTGCTGCCCGCGATCCGCGATCGTCCGGCCGGGACGCACGTGATCATCACCGGACGCATGGCCACACCCGAGCTCATCGAGTTCGCGGATCTCGTCACCGAGATGAAGGACGTCAAGCACCCCTATCGAACGCGCGGCATCGGGGCGCAACCCGGGCTGGAGTTGTGAGCGCACCCGTTCTGATGCTGCAGGGCACGGGCTCGGGCGTCGGCAAGTCGCTGCTCACGGCGGCCTTCTGCCGCCTCGCCCGCCGCCGCGGGATCGCCGTCGCTCCCTTCAAGGGCCAGAACATGTCCAACAACGCCGCGGTCACGGCCGACGGCGGCGAGATCGGGCGGGCGCAGGCGCTGCAGGCGCGGGCCGCGGGGCTGGACCCGCACGTCGACATGAACCCCGTCCTCCTCAAGCCGCTCGCCGACACGCGTTCCGAGGTCGTGCGACTGGGACGCACGGACCGCGGAGCGACCGACCTCCCCTGGCGCGAGCGCAAGCCCCGCCTCTGGCCCGTGGTGACGGAGGCGCTCGCCCGCCTCCGCGACCGCGCCGAACTCGTGATCGCCGAGGGCGCCGGCAGCCCGGCCGAGACGAACCTGCGCGAAAGCGACATCGTCAACATGGCCGTGGCCCGC
The nucleotide sequence above comes from Candidatus Palauibacter scopulicola. Encoded proteins:
- a CDS encoding iron ABC transporter permease, with translation MTHTPRRLALLALVVLAAIALSISFGASGLGPGDLWRFLLGEADPTTRSILLQLRLPRAALAALVGGALGLCGCTFQALLRNPLAEPYVLGVSGGAAVGAVAVVVTGIGLRFPWMLPLGAFAGALAAMALVLAVARRASPGRMDTRVLILSGVIIGAFFNAVILLLLSLADVESFRSAIFWMMGNLSGADWASTGLLALLLVPGALAVLSLARAFNLLSRGEEVAFYLGASVQRVKLTAYLAASLMVAAAVAAGGVIGFVGLIVPHAVRLAWGNDHRLLLPASFLAGTAFLLLADTVARLVVAPAELPTGVVTAVAGVPFFVALLLRGGRR
- a CDS encoding CobD/CbiB family cobalamin biosynthesis protein, yielding MNATRRPPFAPGLGLVGALVLDRLLRQPRLHPVRAIGALLGGARRLRRSRGPLGSLVEGAAALAAVSGVAAAASRSLTARPGRSSRESSGSRLPATLLAAGTEALLLHPALALEPLAEAGERVAAALGAEDLDGARRHLAWDLVSRDTSTLDASHCASAAIESLAENLCDSVIAPACAYLAAGLSGAWVYRVVNTADAMFGYRTPDLIWYGKPAARADDLLNFVPARLAAVLIVMAAASRPLRRDGSRPAPGGVFHLLPREASRAAGPNAGWPMAAAALALGVRLHKPGVYTLNAAGARPDAGDIDAAATLIRRAAWLGVGLVVAARACRS
- a CDS encoding histidinol-phosphate transaminase gives rise to the protein MNWRPPRPDPRLAGAPPEFHGGPGYERDVEYPSVTADLSTNVNPYLPDEAVRRAVAGAPLDAYPDPASSGARARVAGVWGLDAERILLAPGASDLIYRIARCWIRPGDPAVVCGPTFGEYRRAVAVQGGEVHEVRGVAPGFRLPLERFCDRVARLRPPVAFLCTPNNPTGEALSDASVAQLADQMPAGTLLAIDESYRSFAEGRLAPPHLPHDDRVLHLRSFTKDLGVPGLRLAAAVAAPGILHPLACVAPPWSVSSVAQAALRTALAPRALAGLEDSLIRIAARRRSLSAALARRGWRPGPSATGFILAAVPDAAATTHALRLRGVRVRHAASFGLPGHIRVAVRRRAEEERFLAALDEIAASDEIATPDEIATPDEIAAPDGIAAHTTAGGPS
- a CDS encoding ABC transporter ATP-binding protein, whose amino-acid sequence is MRETKASRDWRPVLEGRDLSFTHPRADEAAVRRISVSVSPGRLLAVVGPNGAGKTTLLKLLSGSLMPQEGGVTLDDRALSDLGDRERALAIAVVPQSESSPFPVTVREMVGMGRYAHLGAWERSGDRDRVVVEDAMARCAVAEFADRHLGELSGGERQRARIARALAQEAPVLLLDEPTAGLDLRYRMELFHLLRDLRAAGLGVLVITHDLNLAARFADRLVLLDRGRALARGAPDETLSRESLEAVYDWPLRVVPHPGPGSDTGAPQTVPLRRDDP
- the cobO gene encoding cob(I)yrinic acid a,c-diamide adenosyltransferase codes for the protein MTQDDERSSDHSRPRCRPAPPETADPRSSTGDRADRHPKAPVPKQRTPGPYRVPPRERRTGLVILNTGDGKGKTTAALGTLLRARGRDMTVGMLQFLKTEGVKRGEHIAAEKLGVEIVPMGAGFTWLSERIAEDRALARECWAQCREVLDSGRYDIVIFDELTYPLAYGWLDHDEVLPAIRDRPAGTHVIITGRMATPELIEFADLVTEMKDVKHPYRTRGIGAQPGLEL